The nucleotide window CAATTAAAACAGCAGTATGATACCGCACAGAAAATCGGTCGCGTTGCTCCTCGGCAAATGGGCGTCCTCTCTTAACCCTAACTTTCAGCAACTTTAATCATGACAGGACAACTACAAGAAGGCATCTATCACGCGCCTGGAGTTCGACCGGATCAATGTTTTGGAATCATGTTTCTTCGTGCTGCTAGGGGACTGACTGCGCCTCAAATTGGCACGGCATTTCAAACCCTGTGGGCCATGTATCAAAACCTCAAACAAGGCCAGGTTAAGGACATCCCTGGTGCTCCGGTTCCCAGTGGGGATTTAACTGTTTTGGTGGGATATGGACCTAATGTCTTTAAATTGGCCGATCGCGGTCGATCGCTCCCCCTGGATTTAGGAGCAAAAAATCAGTTCCGTTCTGCTCGTCCTACGGGTGGCGGTCCGTTACTTTTGGGTTCGGGTTTATCTTATGCCGATGATATCCAATTTAATCCCGCAACGGAAGAAATTGCCCTGCAATTTATTGCTAAAACTGAATTAGCGGTGAATCGGGCGGTGGTAGAAACCTGGAAAAGTTTACAGGATTTGACTGACCCAGAAACGGGGGAATCTCCGTTATTAATCACCCGATTTTATACGGGGTTTCAGCGGAATGATGAGCGAAGCTGGATTGATTTTCATGATGGAGTTTCTAACATGAAAAGTTCGGAACGGATTCAGGCGATCGCCATTAAAGAAGACCAAACTTCCCCCGAGGATAAATGGACAGTCGGCGGAACTTATCTCGCCTTTCTGCGATTGCCTGTGGATCTCACGGTATGGCGCAAACTCACTCGCCAGCAACAAGAAATCATCGTCGGACGAGATAAACTATCGGGATGTCCCCTGGAGATGATTGATAAGGATGGCAATCCGGTTGTCCAAACGGGTTGTCCCTTTGCCGGAACCCGAGAAGTCACTCACCCAGAAAACAAGGAATATCGGGAGTTACCTCGGGTGCCTTTGGAGTCGCCTTTAAATGCGAGTCACAGTCATCGCGCCAATCAGAATAAAGCGGAAGATGTGGGGTCGCGCAATTCCCTGCGAGTGTTCCGCCAAGGATATGAATTCTTAGAGGCGATCGATAGCACTCCCGGTTTTCGTGCGGGTTTAAACTTTGTGAGTTTTCAGGATACTCCTGAACGATTATTGCGGATGTTGACGCAACCCACTTGGTTAGGAGGGGTGAATTTTGGCGGTGCAGACAAGGCGCAATTGCCAGGAATGGAACGGTTTATTACGGTGCGTGCAGGAGGTGTATTTTTAGTTCCACCCGTGGTAGAGGGGGAGGTATTCCCCGGATCGACAATTTTTGGACTCTGAGGGGTGCAGAGATGCCAAGGGTTACGGGGTATTGCTCCGTTGGAATTTTGCATCCTTGAACCCTGAAAAAAATCTCACCCTAGGGGAATGGATGGAGGCAGGAATCAAGCTAAAATTGCAGGAATAATCACAAGAAGGGGTTGAATGGATGGATGTACAAACGGAATTGGAAGGCGATCGCATTGCCAGGTTTCGCCAACTGCAAAGTCAATTGCGCGATCGCTGGCAAACCATTGATGAGTTTGATCGCGGGGATAATGATATTTTAGTGATTCCCTCCCTGTCACTCGATCGCCGGGAACTGTTGAAAATTGACGGGGTACATCACTATGAGGAACGGAATCTCTATTCCCTAATTCGGTTGCGAAACCCCCGCACTCGCCTGATTTATGTCACATCCCAACCCTTACATCCCACGATTGTTGAATATTACCTGCAATTGCTACCGGGAATTCCCTTTTCTCACGCACGCGATCGCCTGCTGCTGTTTTCGACTTACGATGCTTCCCCTAAACCCCTAACCGAAAAGATTTTAGAACGTCCCCGTCTGATTGAGCGCATCCGGCAGGTTTTACGGAGAGATAAATCTTACATGATTTGTTTTAATTCTACTGCCAGTGAACGGGAACTCGCGGTTGAGTTAGATATTCCTTTATTGGCATTAAATCCCGAGTTATTAGAGTGGGGAACGAAAAGCGGTTCTCGCCAAATATTTGGGGAATGTAATATTCCCCATCCTGCGGGTAGTTTATCCGTTTGGACGGTGCAATCGTTGGCAGTTGCTACGGCAGATTTATTAGCAAAAGAACCGAATTTAAAACGAATTGCGATTAAACTGAATGAAGGATTTTCAGGGAAAGGAAACGCCATTTTAGAGGTGCAATCCCTGTATGAAATTGCACCGGAAGAGCGGGTGGCTACGATTTGCGATCGCTTTGAAACCATGAACTTTCAAGCGGAGGAAGAAACTTGGGCCAAATTTTCCAGTCGCATTCCTGAATTAGGCGCAATTGTGGAAGCATATCTCGAAGGAGATGACAAGCGATCGCCGAGTGTGCAAGGCAGAATTCTCCCCAATGGGGACGTAGAAATTCTCTCCACTCATGACCAAATTCTCGGCGGTAGCGATCAGCAAATTTTCCTCGGTTGTAAGTTTCCGGCAGATGAAGGATATCGACTACAAGCGCAGGAACTGGGGATGCGCGTCGGGCGAAATTTAGCCGCTAAAGGTGCATTAGAACGGTTCAGTGTAGACTTTTTGGCGATTCAGCGTCAGGAGAGCAATCATCCAGTCTGGGATTTGTATGCGATCGAAATTAATCTCCGCAAAGGCGGGACAACTCATCCTTTTATGGAACTCAAACTGTTAACCAATGGCCGGTATAATTTATCAACGGGATTATTTTACAGCCAAACCGGACGCCCTAAATATTACTTTGCCACGGACAACCTCCAAAAAGACCGCTATCGGGGATTATTGCCGAATGATTTGATGGATATTATCGCCTATCATCAACTTCATTTTGATAGTTGTACGGAAACCGGAACCTTGTTTCATTTAATGGGATGTCTCTCCGAATTTGGTAAACTGGGATTAACCAGCATTGGCAATTCTCCTGAACAAGCGGAATCCATTTACAATCATGTGGTGAAAATCCTCAATAAGGAAACCGGAGGAAGTGGCACTGATGACGAGGGGATGTCAGCAATCACTCCGGCGATCGCCTCCCCTGGAAATTTACATTAAACCACAACAAGGTTATGAAAATTAGAACCATTACCACCGGGATTTCCTTAGAATCCCCAGGCGATCGCGCCCCCATTCAAAAAGCCGCACAATTTAACGCCCAAGCGCAACAGGAGTTAGAAACTCAAGGCTATGAAGTCCAAACCACGCGGATTTCCACCCAATCCTTTGAGAACTATTTACCCGGATACACCCTGTTTGAAATTCTGGACAATTCAGAAAAGCTGGAAGAAATTTGTCACGAATTTAATTTAGACTTTTTTAATATTGGTTGTGCAACAACTCCCGAAGTTATTTCTATAATTCCAGCCATTCTCAAAAGAACAGAGAAAATTTTTTGTTCCAGTACAATCGGTGATGTCCAAACTGGCATTAATTTTGAAAGCCTTCAAGCCTCGGCGCAAACCATCCACAGAATTTCTACAGAAACCGTTAATGGATTTGGAAACTTTCGCTTTTGTGCTGCGGCAAATTGTCCTCCAGGAATCCCATTTTTTCCCGCCTCCTACCATGAAGGAGATTCGGCTTTTTCCCTTGGATTAGAATCCGCAGATTTACTCACAGAAGCATTTTCTAACTCTAAGACTCTAGTCCAAGCGGAAACAAATTTAACTGAAATTTATGCAGCACATCTCATAAAACTAGAATCAACTGCCTCTCAACTATGCCAGGAATTTAATATTTCCTATCAGGGAATAGACGCATCCCTCGCCCCCTCCCTGGATAAAACTAATAGTATCGCTGACGCTTATGAAAAATTAGGATTCGGTAAATTTGGGCATTCCGGAACCCTAGCCATTTCCGCCCTCATCACGCGGGTTCTCAAAAAAATTCCCGTGAAATTATGTGGATATTCGGGCTTAATGTTGCCGGTTTGTGAAGATGTGGGACTGGCAAAACGCGCCAGTCAAGGAACCTACAACTTAACCGATTTATTATTATATTCCTCAGTTTGTGGCTGTGGATTAGATACAGTTCCCCTTCCGGGAACTATCTCCGTTGAACAAATTGAGGCAATTTTACTCGATGTTGCCAGTTTAGCGATTAAATTAGATAAACCCCTGTCAGCGCGATTATTTCCCATTCCCGGGAAACAAGCGGGAGAAATGACGGAGTTTAATTCTCCCTATTTAGTAGAATGCAAAATTTTCAATCCTCAACCCAGCATGAATCAATCCAGATAAATTCTCATGTAGAGGCGATTCGCGAATCGCCTCTACATGAGTTTAATCTTCAAAATCAACCAGTAAACTGGGAGAAGTGAGGACGAATACATCCCGAGTTCCCACCCCTGCTTCTAGGGGTTTAATTGGGGTGGTGAAGTGGAAGAAATCGCGATCGTTGACGAGTAACAGTTCCCCGGGATAGAGTACCTTGGTAAATACGGGTTTTTCCCGACGTGCCATATACAGGTGAGTGCCTCCCCCTTGGATATTCTGGCGATCGCAAGAGAAAATTGCCACAAAATCTGCACCATCTTGATGAATCCCTTCCGGCGCAGGATTCCCATAGTTTTTCGGGGAACAGGTGGTGCGGATTTGATGCACCCCGATTTCCACCCCCGGTTTTAACTTGCAGTAATGACTCACTTCTTGCACCAGTTTCTTAAACTCATAAAGCGCAATCAGTTCCTCATCCAATTCCTCAAACTGCCGCTTGACACCGCCTACAACGGGATTATAATCTTTACTCTGGTACAAATACCCATGAGGCAGGTGAATTAACTCATTATCGCTCAGTTTAAACCGGGACAACCGGCGCAATCTGTAATTGCCTTTGATATAAGGGTCTAGGGGTAAATTGTTAAAGAACGGCTTAAATACATCCAGCACAATGGAGTCAATCTTTTCTAAAGCAAAGCTGATGCCATAGCTGGTTTCCGGAGATTTCCGTAGTGTTTGCATCTGACTAACCCTCGGTTTGCGTTGATCCCCGATAAAGAATCCGCTTTATTTCTCTATCTACTTCTAGTATAGACAACTTTTATAAAAAAGGTGCTAACTTTTGGACAATCTGTGCAAAGTTATGATAAAGTCGGAGGAAGCAACTGAGTATAAATTCTGGGCAATTCTCGGCCAAATTTCCCAGACTGTCAAGCCAGATGTAGCCGCTAACGGGACTCATTCGAGGCAGTCAAAGGGATTGGGAAAGAAGCGGTAAAATACTGTAATCGCCCAGGTGAGGCAAGAGTCACGGTTGATGGCATTGGGGAGTTTAGCGCCGATCGCCTACAATAGTCTTGGCGTGATTGAGAGTTCCACTGATGGCAGGGATTACGATAACGATTGACGGCGAAGATTCCGAATCCGCAGCGCAGGATTTACTGGCAATTCCAGGAATAGCCGGTACCGTGTTGGTGGAGGAGGGTCCGAAAAAAACTGAACTGCTGACGACTGTAGCCTCTATTGTTACTATTGTGGGCGGAACCCTCACTATTGCCGAACAGATTCGCAAGTGGTATCAGGAAGCACAGCAAAAACGTCCCAGTAATTTGGACGTACTCCTGGAAGGGGAAGATGGAAATCGAGTCCTCCTGGAAGATGCGACAGTAGAGGAAATTGTCCAGATTCTCCAATCCATCCGTTAATTTTAGGGGAAGGCATTAACCCCACCTTATTTATGCACTGGCTGCAATCTCAATCAAGGTTACCCCATCATGCAAACCCTTCGCATTCAGCTTAAAGAGGATCAACGCGATCGCGTCGAATTGCGCTATTGGGTTGAATCGCAAACACCTTCTGAAGCGCAGTTTCTAAATAGCTCACAAATTGCCGATTTAGTCAAGGAACAAAAGTCACATTATTACCTGGCACAACACCCCCAATTGAGGGAAATGGGGCAGAAATTGTTTTGCTGGTTGGATGGGGAGGGACGGTGGTTGAGTCGTGCTATCGAAGATTGCCATCAAGGGGGATTAATTTTAGCTATTGCTACCCATCAAAATTTGGCGCATCTGCCTTGGGAATTGCTCCATGACGGCACGAGTTTTTTAGTGGAGGGGGCGAACCCGGTGGTGGTGCCAGTGCGCTGGATTGAACGGAAGACCCCGCCACCTCCAGCCCTGGAAGCGCGACCCTTGCAGGTGTTATTTATGGCAACCTCACCTGAAACTGTGGAACCTGTACTCGATTTTGAGGAAGAGGAAGCGCGAATTTTGGCGCAGACGCAGGAGATGGCAGTGCAGGTGCGCGTCGAGGAAAGCGGATGCGTGGCAGAGTTGGGCAAGCTATGGAAGCGATATCTCCAACGCTTCGATATTTTTCACCTTACGGGACATGGGGACATTCAGCGACAAGAACCCTATTATCCCTATTTCATCACCGAGACGGAAACCGGGGACCGCCATGATGCTTTTGCGCCGGAATTTGCTGAAGTGTTTCGCCATCGCTGGCCCCAGTTAATCTTTCTATCCGGATGTCGCACAGGACAGGCAGGGAATCAAGGCACGGTACTGTCAATGGCGGAAACCCTGATCCAGGAGGGGGCGCGGGCGGTATTGGGTTGGGGGTTGCCTGTGCTACCAACCACTGCCACTGTTGCTGCCGCACATTTATATCAGGAGTTAGCTGCGGGATGTTCTCTCGGTGAAGGGTTAGGCAGTACCTACCGCTACTTGTTGCAGAAAGAAAAAGTGAAAGATTGGCATCTGTTGCGGTTGTATGTGCGCGGTGACTGTCCCGGTGCCTTGGTGGAACCCCCAGGGGATTATCATTGGCAACCGCCGCAACCCCCCCAGGAACAATTCCTCGACCCCCTCACCCACGAGGTGCGAGTGGCGACTTCAGAGGAATTTGTTGGACGTCGGCGCTACCTTCAGCGCTATTTACGGGCTCTGAAAAAGCCTCAGTCTATCGGTGTTTTGATTTACGGCATCGGGGGTGTGGGGAAAAGTACGGTAGCGGCGCGGTTGCTGGAACGGATGCCAGAGTATGAACGGATCGTTATCTATCGCGGATTGGATAAGGAGAAGTTAATCAACAAACTATCTCCACAAACCAATGAGACAGAGTTGGAAATTTTGGAAGGGAACCTCTCCCTGAAGCAGCACCTGATTAACTGTCTGCAAATTTTGAATTCCCAGAAGCAGCAGTTGATATTTGTGCTGGATGATTTCGAGGCAAACCTGGAACCGACGGCACATGGGAAACCCGTGTTAAAAAAGGACGCGGTGAAGGTGCTTAGAGATTTGCTTGAGGCAATCGCCCAATCCCGGGGTCCTCATCGCGTCATCATTACCTGTCGCTACGATTTTATCTTCCCAGACCCCACCCTGAATCGCCGCCTATATCGGGAACCGTTGGCAGCATTACGTGGGGAAGATTTACGCAAAAAGTGCCAGCGTCTCGAATCGTTTAAAGTGGATTCGGGGGTAGATGCAGGCTTACAAGAACGAGCAAAAAAAGTGGCCGATGGAAACCCCCGCTTGTTGGAAGAGTTGAATAAAATCTTGCAAACTTCAGGACTGACAATCGGTGAAATTACCACTCAAATGCAAAAGGCTGAGGAGCAATTCCGCGTCGATATTTTAGCCGAAAAATTGCTGAATCAGCAGGACAAAGACTTGCGGGAGATACTTCGATTAGGGTTGGTATTTGAGATGCCAGTACCCAGGTCAGCATTTGAAGAGCTTTGCAGCCAAATCCGCAATAGGGATACCCACATTTCTCGGGCCATTTCCTTGGGATTGTTAGAAACTATCCAATCAACTCCGGTTGATGGCGAATTGTTGAGAGTCTCACGTTTGTTAGGCTTAACAGCGCCAGAAAATCACGAGTCTTTGTACAACCAAGGGGCAAATATATTATATCGAATGTGGGTGGAAGAATGGACAAAAAAATAGAAGAAAGGCTCATAGAAATACATAGGTTAGCCTTGCTCGGTAAAGCAGGAGAAATTGCGGCAAAAATTGGCGCACAACTAACATTGCACTGGAACAATAACAACCAATTTTTACTAGCTGCAAAAATGGGCCTAGATACCTTGTCAGTTGTTGAAGATTATCGGATATTTCATCAACTCGCTCGCTCGGAGAAAGAACTCGGAGAGGTAGAAAAGGCTACAAAACACTATCAACAGGCTTTAGACCTTTGTCCGTTAGAGGATGAAGAAGAAAAGGCTGCTATTCTTCATAATTTAGCAATTCTCAAAGCCAAGCCGCCAGAAATTGATGAGGAGATCGCCCTTTACACCCAATCGTTGGAACTCCAGGAACGCATCGGCGACGTGCAAGGGAAAGCGGTGACTTTGCACCAACTCGCGGGTATCAAAGCCACCCAAGGAGAAATCGACGAGGCGATGGACCTTTACACCCAATCGTTGGAACTCCAGGAACGTATCGGCGACGTGCAAGGGAAAGCGGCGACTTTGCACCAACTCGCGGGTATCAAAGTGACCCAAGGAGAAATCGACGAGGCGATGGACCTTTACAACAAATCGATATGCCTCTTTAGGTACATCGGCGACTTGCAAGGGCAAGCGGCGACTTTGCACCAACTTGCTGGTATTAAAGGCAACCAGGGAGAAATCCACGAGGCGATTGACCTTTACACCCAATCAATGGAAATTTTTGAGTACATCGGCGACGTACAAGGGAAAGCGGCGACTTTGCACCAACTCGCTATTATCAAAGCCACCCAAGGAGAAATCGACGAGGCGATTGACCTTTACACCCAATCGCTGGAACTCAACGAACGGATCGGCGACTTGCAAGGGAAAGGGGCGACTTTGCACCAACTCGCTATTATCAAAGCCACCCAAGGAGAAATCGACGAAGCGATTGACCTTTACACCCAATCGCTGGAACTCAAGGAACGCATCGGCGACGTGCAAGGAAAAGCAGTGACGTTGCACCAACTCGCTGGGATCAAAGTCAACCAAGGACAAATCGACGAGGCGATTGACCTTCACACCCAATCGCTGGAACTCAACGAACGCATCGGGAACCTGCAAGGGATAGCGGCGACTTTGCACCAACTCGCTGGGATCAAAGTCAACCAAGGACAAATCGACGAGGCGATCTCCCTTTCCACCCAATCAATGGAAATTTTTGAACGCATCGGCGACGTGCAAGGGAAAGGGGCGACTTTGCACCAACTCGCTATTATCAAAGCCAACCAAGGAGAAATCGACGAGGCAATCGCCCTTTCCACCCAATCGCTGGAACTCAACGAACGGATCGGCAACGTGCAAGGGAAAGTGGCAACTTTGCACTGTCTGGCTAGTATCAAAGCCACCCAAGGAGAAATCGACGAGGCGATTGACCTTTACACCCAATCGCTGGAACTCAAGGAACGCATCGGCGACTTGCAAGGGAAAGCGGCGACTTTGCACCAACTCGCTATTATCAAAGTCAACCAAGGAGAAATCGACGAGGCAATCGCCCTTTCCACCCAATCAATGGAACTTAATGAACGCATCCACAATTTGCAAGGAAAAGCACCGACGTTAGGAATACTGGGACAACTGTTAGCAAGTCGAGGTGATTTTACTACTGCTTTAGAATATATGTATGAATCTTTAGATATTTTAGAGCGTTTGCGTTCCCCTGAAGCAGAAAAAGTACGGAGAACTATTGTAAAGATCCAGAAAATGGCCGAAGGATAATGGTAAAAATATTCAAATGATTATAGTTTTCTTACCCTTGTAACTCGTAGAAAACCCTCCCTACACTATCGGAGGGATATAGCGTAACAGCATTTCGTCTAACACTTCTAACTGAATGGGTTTGCTTAAATAATCCGTTGCACCTGCGGCTAGACAACGTTCGCGATCGCCTGACATTGCCATTGCAGTAACCACCACCACCGGCAACTGTTGCACATTGGGGTTTTTGCGTAACTCTGCGACTAATTGCAACCCCATTGCCAAATGAGCAAACTGGACATCCAATAAAATTAAATAGGGGTCAAAGGAAAACACTTCTTCCAGAAAATTGGCGCTGTAGCCAATCAATTTGACATGATGTCCAACTGCTTGTAAATAGTCTTGCAACAATAAGGTACTCGACCCATCATAATCCACAATTAAAATTCGACCTCTGCGATCGCCTGCTTCGGGAATTGCAATTGCCGGAAGTTCATCACTCGGGACCGTCGGAACATATCCCGGAGGTGGATCCGGTAAAATAATTGTAAACCGACTTCCCACTCCCAAAGTCGAACTAACGATCACATCCCCCCCATGCAACTGCGCTAAATCTCGCGTCAGTGCTAATCCCAATCCCGTCCCTTGGATGTTATGGTTCAGGTCCGTATCCAGTTGGCGAAATGGGTCAAATACCAGGGGTAAATGTTCTTCAGAAATGCCGATTCCTGTATCGATGACGGTAAATCCAATTCCCCCAGGCTGTTGTTCAACAATTAAGGAAACTTCCCCTCTCGGGGTGAATTTAATCGCATTGGAAAGTAGATTGAGCAGCATTTGTTTGAGACGGCGTTCATCGGCAATGCAAACTCGGATTTTGGGGTCAATTCTACTGGTTAGTCTTAATCCCCGGTCCACCGCCCGTTCCTGCATGACTTTTAGGCAATATTTACAAATTTCAGGAACGGGAATTTCACTAAATTTTAATTCTTCTTTCCCTGCTTCTACTTTGGATAAATCTAAAATATCATTAATCAGTTCTAATAAATGGTCGCCGCTACTTTTAATCCGGCTAATATATTCTTTTTGTTTAGGATTCAGGCTGCCAAAAATTTCTCGTTGTAACATTTGAGACAGCCCTAAGATTGAATTTAAGGGCGTTCTAATTTCATGGCTCATTTGCGCCAAAAATTCACTTTTGGCTCGATTTCTCGCTTCAGCAATATCCCGGGCCCTGGCAACCGCTTCCGCTTGTTTATGTTGGGTAATGTCGGTGATGGCGGCGACGACTCCATCAATTCGACCCTGGCGATCGTACAAGGGTGCGGCATTGATTGAAACAAAAATTTGGCTGCCATCTCGACGGGCGATCGCATACTCCATTTCATAAGTGGGTTGTCCCTTTTGCATCACCTGACAAAAGGGGAGTTGATTTTCCGGTAAACCCCGCGCATCTAAGGGTTGAATTTGCCAAATCGGTTCCTTGTAGCTACATCCGATCATCTGTTGTCGAGGCAGTCCTAGATGCTTCTGTGCCGCTGCATTAGTTAGGGTGATCCGCCCGGTACTATCAAAGACTAAAATTCCATCGGCGTTGGTTTCAATAATCGCATCGAGTCGCCTCTCATTAAGTTCTAGCTGCTTTTTAGACTGATGAATTTCTGAGGTATAGCGGACGATCGCATAGTAGAGAAGAATCGCCACCACCGTCACATACACGCAACCCTTAATGGTTTGCAGATGAGTTAGATTTTCGACACCAGGCTGCCGAAATAAAATCGCTATGACGCGATCGGAACCGACAATCCATAAGGCGCTAATCAATAGATAAATACTGACGATTCGACGCGGAGATAGCTTCATGATGATTCGCCATTGTCTCATCTTAGTCTGCCTGGTAATTTGCTCTGACTCGCTAAGTTTTAACCCCAAGCAACTCTTTGGGTTAAATTCTTCTGGCAAGCTTTTATGGATTGAGGTATAATTTACACCAAAATAAAGAAGAACGCTACAAGTTAGAGGAAAAAAATAGTCCCTGGGGATCAACGGTCAGTTGTCCGGGGTCATTGGTCAGTTGTCCTGAGTCATTGGCGGTTCCCAAATCCGAGGGGATTTGTCCTGGGTCAGTGGTCGTTTGTCATTGGGGGTTCACAAATAGGACAGGGTGCAACTTGGAATGGGAATCCTCACCCCGTTGACTGCGCTTAGACTGAGGAAGTAGGATGCTGTACCAAACTCGACTCCCCATCCGTCGAATTCGGGGCGATCGCCTCCCCCATCCCCCCTGCTTCTGCCCTCAGTTTCGGTTTTAAATATAAATTTTCCACTAAGGCTGCACCCCCCGCAACCCAAGGCGGAACGATTAAGGCACCGACAATTCCCAACACTTGAACCCCACCAATCACCGAAAGTAACTGATAAAGGGGATGCACCCCAACGGAAGACCCGACTAACAACGGATCCAAAACATAAGTCTCCACATTCTGGATGACCACAAATAAAATTAACACCGACAAAAACAGCCATCCGCCTTGAGACACCGCCACAATCAGCGCCGGAATGGCTCCCAAAATCGGCCCTAAAAAGGGAATTAAATTGGTCACTCCGGCGATCGCCCCCAAACCCAAAGCAAACTCCCCTAATCCTAAAGCACTCAATCCCACGCTCGTTGCTACAGCTAACAGAGCCGAAACCAGCACTCGACCCCGAATATATCCCCCCATCCGCTCACTAATCGGCATCACCTGAGTCTCCAAACGCTCATCCCAAGGTTTTGGAAATAGCTGAACCAAACTCTTAATTAAACTGTGACTATCCGCCACCATATAACCGGAAATAAAAATAGATAAAATTAGGGTCACCACACCGCCAAGCAACCCTCGGGTTAATCCATAAGACCGGAGGACCAGTTGTTGAGTTGAGCGAATTCCCCAAGTGGTTACAGACTGGGTATCAAAGAACTGGCGCACAAACTCTGGTGGTGTATCAATCAGTCTAGCCGCCAAATCTTCTGCAATCAGGCGCAATGTTTCCAAATAAGAGGGAAGCTGACGAATTAACCGCTGAATTTGATCCAAGGCTGTCGGTCCAATTAATAAGACCACCCCAGTTAACCCCCCAATCAGGGTAAGGTAAGTAATAATGGTGGCAATCCAGCGGGGAATATGCCATTTTTCCGCCCAATTCACCACGGGAGAAATGGAAGCAGCGAGGACAACCGAGACCATCAGAGTAATCAGCAAACTCCGCAGTTGCCACAGCAATATCACCAGTAAACCTAGGGTGAAAATCAGCAACAGGGTTGTTAGAGAAATTTTAATCCGCGAGGGGGACATAGATAATTTAAGATAAAGGCTTGATTAAGGGGGGTTATAGAAGAGGCGATCGCCTTTTTCGGTTAGGGTGAAAATGGCGATCGCCACAAGACTTGATTCCCTAAAATTGCACTGAACAACCCTTTAATTGCGATGCCATTGGGTGACACCTCCGGGTTTATCAATTAAAGTAATCCCCAGTTCTTGCAATTGATTGCGAATGCGATCGGCTTCGGCAAAGTTTTTCCCCTGACGCGCCGCCAGTCGGTCCTGAAT belongs to Laspinema palackyanum D2c and includes:
- a CDS encoding PAS domain-containing hybrid sensor histidine kinase/response regulator; translation: MKLSPRRIVSIYLLISALWIVGSDRVIAILFRQPGVENLTHLQTIKGCVYVTVVAILLYYAIVRYTSEIHQSKKQLELNERRLDAIIETNADGILVFDSTGRITLTNAAAQKHLGLPRQQMIGCSYKEPIWQIQPLDARGLPENQLPFCQVMQKGQPTYEMEYAIARRDGSQIFVSINAAPLYDRQGRIDGVVAAITDITQHKQAEAVARARDIAEARNRAKSEFLAQMSHEIRTPLNSILGLSQMLQREIFGSLNPKQKEYISRIKSSGDHLLELINDILDLSKVEAGKEELKFSEIPVPEICKYCLKVMQERAVDRGLRLTSRIDPKIRVCIADERRLKQMLLNLLSNAIKFTPRGEVSLIVEQQPGGIGFTVIDTGIGISEEHLPLVFDPFRQLDTDLNHNIQGTGLGLALTRDLAQLHGGDVIVSSTLGVGSRFTIILPDPPPGYVPTVPSDELPAIAIPEAGDRRGRILIVDYDGSSTLLLQDYLQAVGHHVKLIGYSANFLEEVFSFDPYLILLDVQFAHLAMGLQLVAELRKNPNVQQLPVVVVTAMAMSGDRERCLAAGATDYLSKPIQLEVLDEMLLRYIPPIV
- a CDS encoding tetratricopeptide repeat protein: MDKKIEERLIEIHRLALLGKAGEIAAKIGAQLTLHWNNNNQFLLAAKMGLDTLSVVEDYRIFHQLARSEKELGEVEKATKHYQQALDLCPLEDEEEKAAILHNLAILKAKPPEIDEEIALYTQSLELQERIGDVQGKAVTLHQLAGIKATQGEIDEAMDLYTQSLELQERIGDVQGKAATLHQLAGIKVTQGEIDEAMDLYNKSICLFRYIGDLQGQAATLHQLAGIKGNQGEIHEAIDLYTQSMEIFEYIGDVQGKAATLHQLAIIKATQGEIDEAIDLYTQSLELNERIGDLQGKGATLHQLAIIKATQGEIDEAIDLYTQSLELKERIGDVQGKAVTLHQLAGIKVNQGQIDEAIDLHTQSLELNERIGNLQGIAATLHQLAGIKVNQGQIDEAISLSTQSMEIFERIGDVQGKGATLHQLAIIKANQGEIDEAIALSTQSLELNERIGNVQGKVATLHCLASIKATQGEIDEAIDLYTQSLELKERIGDLQGKAATLHQLAIIKVNQGEIDEAIALSTQSMELNERIHNLQGKAPTLGILGQLLASRGDFTTALEYMYESLDILERLRSPEAEKVRRTIVKIQKMAEG
- a CDS encoding AI-2E family transporter; translation: MSPSRIKISLTTLLLIFTLGLLVILLWQLRSLLITLMVSVVLAASISPVVNWAEKWHIPRWIATIITYLTLIGGLTGVVLLIGPTALDQIQRLIRQLPSYLETLRLIAEDLAARLIDTPPEFVRQFFDTQSVTTWGIRSTQQLVLRSYGLTRGLLGGVVTLILSIFISGYMVADSHSLIKSLVQLFPKPWDERLETQVMPISERMGGYIRGRVLVSALLAVATSVGLSALGLGEFALGLGAIAGVTNLIPFLGPILGAIPALIVAVSQGGWLFLSVLILFVVIQNVETYVLDPLLVGSSVGVHPLYQLLSVIGGVQVLGIVGALIVPPWVAGGAALVENLYLKPKLRAEAGGMGEAIAPNSTDGESSLVQHPTSSV